The Cetobacterium ceti genome has a window encoding:
- a CDS encoding helix-turn-helix domain-containing protein has protein sequence MKDKISIRDIVKSMNLTTRTLRYYEELGLITSIQEGRGNRLYDKDTLAKIVYLNELKNKGCSLKEIEGLLGNQCCNQKKDLLKNRIEENNKMIEFLQWQNSKIQEELTIIDKLDMVNIYLEIEKFPEQKFISFEEIHNPSLDPDVEKIWNLENYNIREEKIYRIPFNNINNNFFNYDLTLYPHKNGQFIVNEGKYLVAYSREGLNQQKIIFDKMLQYIDSNNLSIESDIFVDNKFRIFCRREKKVITITKNFVKISKKRL, from the coding sequence ATGAAAGATAAGATTTCAATTAGAGATATTGTAAAAAGTATGAATTTAACAACAAGAACTCTTCGTTATTATGAAGAATTAGGCCTTATTACTTCTATTCAAGAAGGAAGAGGAAATAGATTATATGATAAAGATACCTTAGCTAAAATTGTTTATCTAAATGAATTAAAAAATAAAGGATGTAGTCTAAAAGAAATAGAAGGTCTTTTGGGAAATCAATGCTGTAATCAAAAAAAAGATTTATTAAAAAATAGAATTGAAGAAAATAATAAAATGATTGAATTTTTACAATGGCAAAATTCAAAAATTCAAGAAGAATTGACTATTATCGATAAATTAGATATGGTTAATATTTATTTAGAAATTGAAAAATTTCCAGAACAAAAATTTATTTCATTTGAAGAAATACATAATCCTTCTTTAGATCCTGATGTGGAAAAAATCTGGAATTTAGAAAATTATAATATTAGAGAGGAAAAAATTTATAGAATTCCCTTTAATAATATTAATAATAATTTTTTTAATTATGATCTAACTTTATATCCCCATAAAAATGGTCAATTTATTGTAAATGAAGGTAAATATTTAGTCGCTTATTCTAGAGAAGGATTAAATCAACAAAAAATAATTTTTGATAAAATGTTACAATATATAGATTCAAATAATCTTTCAATTGAAAGTGATATTTTTGTGGACAATAAATTTAGAATTTTTTGTAGAAGAGAAAAAAAAGTTATAACTATAACTAAAAATTTTGTAAAAATTAGCAAAAAAAGATTATAA
- a CDS encoding SPFH domain-containing protein, producing the protein MLLFILTIISIVFILLRVRIVSQSQAYIIERFGSYKYTWTVGIKFLIPFSDKIIQKISLKEQVNDFTPQPVLTRDNIMIEIDSVLYFQIVEPKLYTYEIEKPISALENLTATTLRNIIGELELDNLLSSRESVNKKIKLVLDEAAKPWGIKINRMELKNIILPEDIKEALEKEMKAERKKRELIFLAEGEKKSRILKAEGEKISTILEAEAKMRELVLIAEAEKEALFIKAEGEAEYLVKIEKAKADAIKKLNSAEPSKEVLILRSIESFEKLSHTASKIIIPNEVSQLFSPKEMLKEIKDK; encoded by the coding sequence ATGCTTTTATTTATTTTAACAATAATTTCTATTGTGTTTATTTTATTAAGAGTCAGAATTGTATCCCAATCCCAAGCATATATTATTGAACGTTTTGGTTCTTATAAATATACTTGGACTGTTGGTATAAAATTTCTAATTCCATTTTCCGATAAAATTATTCAAAAAATTTCTTTAAAAGAGCAGGTCAATGACTTTACTCCTCAGCCTGTTTTAACTAGAGATAATATTATGATAGAAATAGATTCTGTTTTATATTTTCAAATTGTTGAACCTAAATTATACACCTATGAGATAGAAAAGCCAATAAGCGCATTAGAAAATTTAACAGCCACTACCTTAAGAAATATTATTGGAGAGTTAGAGTTAGATAACTTACTCTCTTCTCGAGAAAGTGTTAATAAAAAAATAAAACTTGTTTTAGATGAAGCTGCTAAACCTTGGGGAATAAAAATTAATAGAATGGAATTAAAAAATATTATTTTACCTGAAGATATTAAAGAAGCCTTAGAAAAAGAAATGAAAGCTGAAAGAAAAAAAAGAGAATTAATTTTCTTAGCTGAAGGAGAAAAAAAATCTAGAATTTTAAAAGCTGAAGGAGAAAAAATTTCTACAATTCTAGAGGCTGAAGCTAAAATGAGAGAACTAGTTTTAATTGCAGAGGCAGAAAAAGAAGCTCTTTTTATAAAAGCCGAGGGAGAAGCTGAATATTTAGTAAAAATTGAAAAAGCGAAGGCTGATGCTATTAAAAAATTAAATAGTGCAGAACCTTCAAAGGAAGTATTAATTTTAAGATCTATTGAATCTTTTGAAAAATTATCACATACGGCATCTAAAATTATTATTCCCAACGAAGTATCTCAATTATTTTCTCCAAAAGAAATGTTAAAAGAAATTAAAGATAAATAA
- a CDS encoding DUF2023 family protein encodes MEVFLHHIYEYEKGIRNLILHTISKSYMPLIERKLQSKNIAYHITEIRNGNINVFFGDESCINVIKSINKNSLSDYSLEEDFMLGIMLGYDRKKQCERYLKFKELNKSKAS; translated from the coding sequence ATGGAAGTTTTTTTACATCACATTTATGAATATGAAAAGGGAATTAGAAATTTAATTTTACATACAATATCAAAAAGTTATATGCCTCTTATAGAAAGAAAACTTCAAAGCAAAAATATAGCTTATCATATTACTGAAATTAGAAATGGAAATATCAACGTCTTTTTTGGAGATGAATCTTGTATTAATGTAATTAAATCTATCAATAAAAATTCTTTATCTGATTATTCTTTAGAAGAGGATTTTATGCTAGGAATTATGTTAGGTTACGATAGGAAAAAACAATGTGAGAGATATTTAAAATTTAAAGAATTAAATAAATCTAAAGCCTCGTAA
- a CDS encoding YkgJ family cysteine cluster protein, translating into MKKKYDLDLIRKSIDNLSKDIFKNCNIKRCNQWSNPCGCCTKGDYPVSYLESLEIKDFLEKNPLTLQLVKNNIKENKKCYFYNSKDKICSIKNLRPIVCRFVSLRIFRHGEKLMGCSPYELCSGKKSTILSFEEKDTTVLKNNYTYIYHHPQNDIFYLDFKKLDFLKEYYQDNFINLSDIIKKTF; encoded by the coding sequence ATGAAAAAAAAATATGATTTAGATCTTATAAGAAAATCAATTGATAATTTAAGTAAAGATATTTTTAAAAATTGCAATATAAAAAGATGTAATCAGTGGAGTAACCCTTGTGGGTGTTGCACTAAGGGAGATTATCCTGTTTCTTACCTAGAGTCTTTAGAAATAAAAGATTTTTTAGAAAAAAATCCACTTACCCTCCAATTAGTAAAAAATAATATAAAAGAAAATAAAAAATGTTATTTTTACAACAGTAAAGATAAAATTTGTTCTATTAAAAATTTACGACCTATTGTTTGTAGATTTGTTTCATTACGTATTTTTAGACATGGAGAAAAATTAATGGGTTGTTCTCCCTATGAATTATGTTCTGGTAAAAAAAGCACAATTCTATCCTTTGAAGAAAAAGATACTACTGTTTTAAAAAATAATTATACCTATATTTATCATCATCCACAAAATGATATTTTTTATTTAGATTTTAAAAAATTAGATTTTTTAAAAGAATATTATCAAGATAATTTTATAAATTTAAGTGATATCATAAAAAAAACATTTTAA
- a CDS encoding tyrosine-type recombinase/integrase, translating to MGKKIVEGFKNINDMEIFERGLFTYNPMIFYLWKVGVNLALRVSDVLNIRIDEAVDYLETGEYKSKDIKTGKLNHVKLNKNTKEAFVKALNLRKTKTNLENNEFLFVGLGNRSWSYEKSMTRQTVDRAFKHIVDMENIKIDIGTHTMRKTWGYMAYKKTKNIELVMKRLNHSSPGTTMAYIGITNKDIDLLVEELNI from the coding sequence TTGGGTAAAAAAATAGTTGAAGGATTTAAAAATATAAATGATATGGAAATTTTTGAAAGGGGTCTTTTTACTTACAATCCCATGATTTTTTATTTGTGGAAAGTGGGAGTTAATTTAGCTTTAAGAGTCAGTGATGTTTTAAATATTAGAATTGATGAAGCTGTGGATTATTTAGAAACTGGTGAATATAAAAGTAAAGATATTAAGACAGGGAAATTAAACCATGTTAAACTAAATAAAAATACAAAGGAAGCCTTTGTTAAAGCTTTAAATTTAAGGAAAACAAAAACAAATTTAGAGAATAATGAATTTTTATTTGTAGGTCTTGGAAATAGAAGTTGGAGCTATGAGAAAAGTATGACAAGACAAACTGTTGATAGAGCATTTAAACATATTGTAGATATGGAAAATATAAAAATAGATATAGGGACTCATACCATGAGGAAAACATGGGGGTATATGGCTTATAAAAAAACTAAGAATATAGAACTTGTTATGAAAAGATTAAATCATAGTTCTCCAGGAACAACTATGGCTTATATAGGGATAACAAATAAAGATATTGATTTATTAGTAGAGGAATTAAATATTTAA
- the gadC gene encoding glutamate:gamma-aminobutyrate antiporter — MSTDKVQSNNTGDSSKNLTLFGFFTITASMVMAVYEYPTFATSGFSLVFFLLFGGLFWFIPVALCAAEMATVDGWQTGGLFSWVSNTVGERWGFAAIFFQWFQITVGFITMLYFVVGALSYVFDWPALNTNPLLKFAAVIIIFWLLTFSQLGGTKYTARIAMSGFIFGILIPAAILVVLALAYVAGGNHLDIQFTSKTFFPDFTKVNSLVILVSFILSYMGVEASASHVNEMKNPGRDYPLAMFMLVIVAIVLSTIGGLSVASVVPLSELNLSSGINQTFAILITHYGKGLMWIVRIIAAAIGFGAMAEISSWVVGPSRAIYATAQKGLLPPIFKKVNKHGVPVPLVMFQGIIVTIWAAVLTLGGGGSNLSFLTAMSLTVVLYLISYMLLFVGYFILIFKHKDLKRTYHVPGGIGVKCLVAGVGLIVSILSFVISFFPPSGINSTGEYETILTVSFVVALFIPFIIYEFRNKFNHAGIDPTRITTKNAPDGHFFIHPKGRGEFHITPHENDIMNQDDVTPTAPKDDSKNK, encoded by the coding sequence ATGAGTACTGATAAAGTTCAGTCAAATAATACTGGTGATTCTAGTAAAAATTTGACCCTATTTGGATTTTTTACTATAACAGCCTCAATGGTTATGGCGGTGTATGAGTATCCAACTTTTGCAACTTCTGGATTCTCTTTAGTTTTCTTTTTATTATTTGGTGGATTATTTTGGTTTATTCCTGTAGCACTTTGTGCAGCTGAAATGGCTACTGTTGATGGATGGCAGACTGGGGGACTTTTCTCTTGGGTATCTAACACTGTTGGAGAACGTTGGGGATTTGCAGCTATCTTCTTTCAATGGTTCCAAATTACAGTTGGATTTATAACAATGCTTTATTTTGTAGTTGGTGCTCTCTCTTATGTTTTTGATTGGCCAGCTCTAAATACAAATCCACTACTTAAATTTGCTGCTGTTATTATTATTTTCTGGCTATTAACATTTTCACAACTTGGTGGAACTAAATATACAGCTAGAATAGCAATGTCTGGGTTTATTTTTGGTATTTTAATTCCTGCGGCTATATTAGTAGTTTTAGCTCTTGCATATGTAGCAGGTGGAAATCATTTAGATATTCAATTTACAAGTAAAACATTCTTCCCAGATTTTACAAAGGTTAATTCATTAGTAATTTTGGTTTCATTTATTTTAAGTTATATGGGTGTTGAAGCTTCTGCTTCCCACGTAAATGAAATGAAAAATCCTGGAAGAGATTATCCTTTAGCTATGTTTATGTTAGTTATTGTTGCAATAGTTTTAAGTACTATTGGTGGACTTTCTGTTGCCTCTGTTGTTCCTTTATCTGAGTTAAATTTAAGTTCTGGTATTAACCAAACGTTTGCTATTTTAATTACTCACTATGGTAAAGGATTAATGTGGATTGTTAGAATAATTGCTGCTGCCATTGGATTTGGTGCTATGGCTGAAATCAGTTCTTGGGTTGTTGGACCTTCAAGAGCTATCTATGCAACTGCACAAAAAGGACTTTTACCTCCAATATTTAAAAAAGTTAATAAACATGGAGTTCCAGTTCCTTTAGTTATGTTCCAAGGTATAATAGTTACAATTTGGGCTGCTGTTTTAACTCTTGGTGGTGGAGGAAGTAATCTTTCTTTCCTTACAGCAATGTCATTAACAGTTGTATTATACTTAATTTCATATATGTTATTATTTGTAGGTTATTTTATCTTAATTTTTAAACATAAAGATTTAAAAAGAACTTACCATGTTCCTGGGGGAATCGGTGTTAAATGTTTAGTTGCAGGTGTAGGATTAATTGTTTCTATTCTTTCATTTGTAATTTCATTCTTCCCACCATCAGGTATTAATTCTACTGGTGAGTATGAAACAATATTAACAGTTAGTTTTGTTGTTGCTCTATTTATACCATTTATTATTTATGAGTTCAGAAATAAATTTAATCATGCAGGAATTGATCCTACTAGAATCACTACAAAAAATGCTCCAGATGGACATTTCTTCATTCATCCTAAAGGAAGAGGAGAATTCCATATTACTCCTCATGAAAATGATATTATGAATCAAGATGATGTTACACCAACTGCTCCTAAAGATGATTCTAAAAATAAATAA
- a CDS encoding MATE family efflux transporter, which produces MNNSLLENESIGKLFFKFALPGVIGMLIVSIQTMIDGIFVSRAIGPLGLAAINLTMPYIQIVQSVAIMIIIGGAVLAGIALGENNYKKYLNIQNLTLWLYIIAILTIDIVSLIFKKQLITFLGATPELYSYVNSYLTYMIIFTIFYVSPIFTETFIRLLGKPNLVFISGSICFLGNIILDYVFIYKFNWGIEGAAIATCIANLLGTLTLIKEFKFVIPKFSISIIKNIFYNGSSEMLTVISSAITTFIFNQIILKYIGQIGISAFTIIFYINSLVTITLYGISQALQPIISYNIGAKNFYKIKKTLNISLITGGVIGISTFFISNIFSDELIGIFARNNKDLFSLGKEALFFFAFAYIFSFVSIIASSFHTAIEKPLESVFLAWMRSLVFIILPLFFLSKFFGQKGIWLATPTGEFLSMILSLYLIKNSLKKLENCLKK; this is translated from the coding sequence ATGAACAATTCTTTATTAGAAAATGAATCCATCGGAAAATTATTTTTTAAATTTGCTCTTCCTGGAGTGATAGGAATGCTTATTGTTTCTATCCAAACTATGATTGATGGAATATTTGTATCTCGAGCCATAGGTCCTCTTGGACTTGCAGCAATAAATTTAACAATGCCCTATATACAAATAGTTCAAAGTGTGGCAATTATGATAATTATTGGAGGTGCAGTTTTAGCTGGTATTGCTCTAGGAGAAAATAATTATAAAAAATATTTAAATATTCAAAATTTAACTCTTTGGTTATATATTATAGCTATTTTAACAATTGATATTGTATCTCTTATTTTTAAAAAACAACTTATTACTTTTTTAGGGGCAACTCCAGAGTTATATTCCTATGTAAATTCCTATTTAACTTATATGATAATATTTACTATTTTTTATGTTTCACCAATTTTCACAGAGACTTTTATAAGGCTTTTAGGAAAACCTAATTTAGTTTTTATAAGTGGTTCTATTTGTTTTTTAGGGAATATTATTTTAGATTATGTTTTTATTTATAAATTTAATTGGGGAATTGAAGGAGCAGCTATTGCAACTTGTATTGCAAATTTATTAGGAACATTAACTTTAATAAAAGAATTTAAATTTGTTATCCCTAAATTTTCAATCTCTATCATAAAAAATATATTTTATAATGGTAGTTCTGAAATGCTAACAGTTATATCTTCTGCCATTACAACTTTTATATTTAATCAAATTATTTTAAAATATATTGGTCAAATAGGAATTAGTGCTTTTACTATTATATTTTATATTAATTCTTTAGTCACTATTACCTTGTATGGAATATCCCAAGCACTTCAACCTATTATTTCTTACAATATTGGAGCTAAAAATTTTTATAAAATAAAGAAAACATTAAATATATCCTTAATAACAGGAGGAGTTATTGGTATCTCTACATTTTTTATTTCTAATATTTTTTCAGATGAACTTATAGGTATATTTGCTAGAAATAATAAAGATTTATTTTCTCTAGGAAAAGAAGCTCTTTTTTTCTTTGCCTTTGCATATATATTTTCCTTTGTAAGCATAATTGCCAGTTCCTTTCATACTGCTATAGAAAAACCTTTAGAATCAGTTTTTCTTGCTTGGATGAGATCTCTTGTATTTATTATTCTGCCTCTTTTTTTCCTAAGTAAATTTTTTGGACAAAAAGGTATTTGGCTAGCAACTCCAACAGGAGAATTTCTTTCTATGATTTTAAGTTTATATTTAATTAAAAATTCCTTAAAAAAATTAGAAAATTGTTTGAAAAAATAA
- a CDS encoding MerR family transcriptional regulator, which yields MEKKYKISDVAKIFNISRQTLIYYDKINLFKPEYKNEENNYRYYSDNQLYDLYFILALKEGGFSLKEIENYYESTSNNCGEKFLNEKILEIDKQILKLKNLKTLILKKQMELKNILDEKDTEPKVEFQNKNYLFNLKVNNIQGVTEAIKKLDEIKKQKKIGNEFYITSLTKEDILSKNFYKINTVGILLNEEDKKLFLEKYEVIEPNLYGIIYHKDIYDNIHLTYEKLLKFIEKNDYIVIGSSLAKVNGISFKLKKGMGGIIKIMIPIKKNPLH from the coding sequence ATGGAAAAAAAATATAAAATAAGTGATGTGGCAAAAATTTTTAATATATCTAGACAAACTTTAATATATTATGACAAAATAAATTTATTTAAACCTGAATATAAAAATGAAGAAAATAATTATAGATATTATTCAGACAATCAACTTTATGATTTATATTTTATTTTAGCTTTAAAGGAAGGTGGATTTTCTTTAAAAGAAATAGAAAATTATTATGAAAGTACAAGTAATAACTGTGGAGAAAAATTTTTAAATGAAAAAATATTAGAAATTGATAAACAAATTTTAAAATTAAAAAATTTAAAAACATTGATTTTAAAAAAGCAAATGGAATTAAAAAATATTTTAGATGAAAAAGATACAGAGCCTAAAGTAGAATTTCAAAATAAAAATTATTTATTTAATTTAAAAGTAAATAATATTCAAGGTGTTACAGAAGCTATAAAAAAATTAGATGAAATAAAAAAACAAAAAAAAATTGGAAATGAATTTTATATAACTTCTCTTACAAAAGAAGATATTTTAAGTAAAAATTTTTATAAAATCAATACAGTGGGTATTTTATTAAATGAAGAGGACAAAAAATTATTTCTAGAAAAATATGAAGTAATTGAACCTAATTTATATGGGATAATATATCATAAGGATATTTATGATAACATACATTTAACTTATGAAAAACTTTTAAAATTTATAGAAAAAAATGACTATATTGTTATAGGTAGCTCTTTAGCAAAAGTAAATGGAATATCTTTTAAATTAAAAAAGGGAATGGGTGGAATTATAAAAATTATGATACCAATTAAAAAAAATCCCCTTCATTGA
- a CDS encoding flavodoxin: MEKIGVFYGTTGGRTEAVVKKLQNFFPNNECEFFDVAKGISEIKNFNNIILATPSYGAGEVQDDWAGNLSDLESLDLSDKTFALIGVGDQYSFGAFYVGGLRELYNILENKEAHVVGFTENSGYEFDDSPAIKDNKFVGLVIDDSFTCDEVLKRMSAWVQEIKKEFK; encoded by the coding sequence ATGGAAAAAATTGGAGTATTTTATGGAACAACTGGAGGAAGAACTGAAGCTGTAGTAAAAAAATTGCAAAACTTTTTCCCAAATAATGAGTGTGAATTTTTTGATGTAGCAAAGGGTATATCAGAAATAAAAAATTTTAATAATATTATTTTAGCAACTCCTAGTTATGGAGCAGGGGAAGTTCAAGATGATTGGGCTGGAAATTTATCTGATTTAGAATCTTTAGATCTATCTGATAAAACTTTTGCTTTGATCGGTGTAGGAGATCAATATTCCTTTGGAGCATTTTATGTAGGTGGCCTTAGAGAACTCTATAATATTTTAGAAAATAAAGAGGCTCATGTAGTTGGATTCACAGAAAATTCAGGGTATGAATTTGATGATTCTCCAGCTATTAAAGATAATAAATTTGTTGGATTAGTTATTGATGATAGTTTTACTTGTGACGAAGTTCTAAAAAGAATGTCTGCTTGGGTTCAAGAGATAAAAAAAGAGTTTAAATAA
- a CDS encoding CTP synthase: protein MKQTKYIFVTGGVVSSLGKGITAASLGRLLKERGYNVTIQKFDPYINIDPGTMNPYEHGEVFVTDDGAETDLDLGHYERFIDVNLTKYNNVTTGKIYQSVINKERKGEYLGKTVQVVPHITNEIKSRIEIAGKENNSDIVITEIGGTVGDIESTPFLEAIRQFKYDVGRENVIYVHVTLLPYLKAAGELKTKPSQHSVKELMSLGIRPDILVCRTEHPITEDIRRKLSLFCDIDTEAVIEAADAKTIYEVPLIMEDMGLAKVACKKLGIENRVPNLEAWAKIIDKIKHPKETIKLAVVGKYVELKDAYISINESIEHAAYDKGLKANIDYIQAEDLDVETLRGYNGILIPGGFGDRGVQGKIDAIEFARVNKIPFLGICLGMQSAVIEFARNVVGLEGAHSSEFNKDTKYPVIDILPDQKDIKNMGGTMRLGLYPCKLEMGTLAQELYGEELIYERHRHRFEFNNEFKEIIQKAGLKISGSSPDGRLAEIVELPKSEHPFFIAGQFHPEFKTRPGKPHPLFKGFVEAIYKKEYNK from the coding sequence ATGAAACAAACTAAGTATATTTTTGTAACTGGAGGAGTTGTATCATCTTTAGGAAAAGGGATTACAGCTGCATCTTTAGGAAGATTATTAAAGGAAAGAGGATATAATGTAACAATCCAAAAATTTGATCCTTATATTAATATTGATCCAGGTACAATGAATCCATATGAACATGGAGAAGTTTTTGTTACAGATGATGGAGCAGAAACAGATTTAGACTTAGGACACTATGAGAGATTTATAGATGTAAATCTTACAAAATACAATAATGTTACTACTGGTAAAATTTACCAATCAGTTATAAATAAAGAGAGAAAGGGAGAGTATCTTGGAAAAACAGTTCAAGTTGTCCCTCATATTACAAATGAAATTAAATCAAGAATAGAAATAGCAGGAAAAGAAAATAACTCTGATATAGTTATTACAGAAATTGGAGGAACTGTAGGAGATATTGAATCTACTCCATTTTTAGAAGCTATTAGACAATTTAAATATGATGTGGGAAGAGAAAATGTGATTTATGTACACGTTACTTTACTTCCATATTTAAAAGCTGCTGGTGAATTAAAAACTAAACCTTCTCAACATTCAGTTAAAGAACTAATGAGTTTAGGTATTAGACCAGATATTTTAGTATGTAGAACTGAACATCCTATTACAGAAGATATTAGAAGAAAATTATCTCTATTCTGTGACATAGATACTGAAGCTGTAATTGAAGCAGCAGATGCTAAAACTATATATGAAGTTCCATTAATTATGGAAGATATGGGTCTTGCAAAGGTAGCTTGTAAAAAATTAGGAATTGAAAATAGAGTTCCTAATTTAGAGGCATGGGCAAAAATTATTGATAAAATAAAGCATCCAAAGGAAACTATAAAATTAGCTGTTGTTGGAAAATATGTTGAATTAAAAGATGCATATATAAGTATTAATGAATCTATAGAACATGCTGCATATGACAAAGGATTAAAAGCTAATATAGATTATATTCAAGCAGAAGATTTAGATGTTGAAACTTTAAGAGGATATAATGGTATTTTAATTCCTGGTGGATTTGGGGATAGAGGTGTTCAAGGCAAAATTGATGCCATTGAATTTGCTAGAGTTAATAAAATCCCATTCTTAGGAATTTGTCTTGGAATGCAATCAGCAGTTATTGAATTTGCTAGAAATGTAGTTGGTTTAGAAGGTGCCCATTCAAGTGAATTTAATAAGGATACTAAATATCCAGTAATTGACATTTTACCAGATCAAAAAGATATAAAAAATATGGGTGGTACTATGAGATTAGGACTTTACCCTTGTAAATTAGAAATGGGAACTCTTGCCCAAGAACTTTATGGAGAAGAGTTAATCTATGAAAGACATAGACATAGATTTGAATTTAACAATGAATTTAAAGAAATTATTCAAAAAGCTGGATTAAAAATTTCTGGTTCATCTCCAGATGGAAGATTAGCTGAAATTGTTGAGTTACCAAAATCTGAACATCCATTCTTTATAGCAGGACAATTTCATCCTGAATTTAAAACTAGACCTGGAAAACCTCACCCACTGTTTAAAGGATTTGTTGAGGCAATCTACAAAAAAGAATATAATAAGTAA
- a CDS encoding pyridoxal phosphate-dependent aminotransferase has product MELSKRVLQLKTSPVRKLVPYAEEAIKNGKKIYHLNIGQPDIETPVEFYDAIKNFKDKTLEYAHSAGLVQLREEIQKYYRNLGLNYSLDEILITVGGSEALYFTLISLFDEGDEILIPEPYYANYNSFYDLLNIKVVPIKTSGDNGFHLPEKSEIEKLITPKTRAIMFSNPGNPTGIVYRKDELEMINEISKENNLFVISDEVYREFIYGENRAISFGEFEDAKDRTIIIDSISKRYSACGARIGCIISKNKEFMKYIYKLCQSRLSAPTLDMVGATALYEIDNSYFIPVKEEYEKRRNILFQELSKMEGVKCSEPEGAFYSIVKLPVKSAETFCIWLLEKFHVNNETVMLAPAEGFYKTEGLGKNEVRISYVLKSEDLIKSMEILRAGLIEYRSLFEK; this is encoded by the coding sequence ATGGAATTATCAAAAAGAGTATTACAGCTAAAAACATCACCAGTTAGAAAGTTGGTTCCTTATGCAGAGGAAGCTATTAAAAATGGTAAAAAAATTTATCATTTAAATATAGGACAGCCTGATATTGAAACACCTGTAGAATTTTATGATGCCATTAAGAATTTTAAAGATAAAACTTTAGAGTATGCTCATTCAGCTGGATTAGTTCAATTAAGAGAAGAGATTCAAAAATATTATAGAAATTTAGGATTGAATTATTCTTTAGATGAAATTTTAATAACAGTTGGTGGAAGTGAAGCTTTATACTTTACACTTATTTCTTTATTTGATGAAGGAGATGAAATTTTAATACCAGAACCATATTATGCAAATTATAATAGTTTTTATGATTTATTAAATATAAAAGTTGTTCCTATTAAAACTTCAGGAGATAATGGATTTCATTTACCAGAAAAAAGTGAAATTGAAAAATTAATAACTCCTAAAACAAGAGCTATAATGTTTTCAAATCCTGGAAATCCAACAGGAATTGTATATAGAAAAGATGAATTAGAAATGATAAACGAAATATCTAAGGAAAATAATTTATTTGTAATAAGTGATGAGGTTTATAGAGAATTTATTTATGGTGAAAATAGAGCTATAAGTTTTGGAGAATTTGAAGATGCTAAAGATAGAACAATAATAATAGATTCTATTTCTAAAAGATATTCAGCATGTGGAGCAAGAATAGGTTGTATAATTAGTAAAAATAAAGAATTTATGAAGTATATATATAAACTTTGTCAATCTAGATTATCAGCTCCAACTTTAGATATGGTAGGAGCAACAGCTCTTTATGAAATTGATAATAGTTATTTTATACCTGTTAAAGAGGAGTATGAAAAAAGAAGAAATATTTTATTCCAAGAATTGTCAAAAATGGAAGGAGTAAAATGTTCTGAACCAGAGGGAGCATTCTATTCAATAGTAAAACTTCCTGTTAAAAGTGCAGAAACATTTTGTATTTGGTTATTAGAGAAGTTCCATGTGAATAATGAAACTGTAATGTTAGCTCCAGCTGAAGGATTTTATAAAACAGAGGGACTTGGAAAAAATGAGGTTAGAATTTCCTATGTATTAAAATCTGAAGATTTGATAAAATCTATGGAAATTTTAAGAGCAGGTCTTATAGAATATAGAAGTTTATTTGAGAAATAA